From Pseudomonas fluorescens, one genomic window encodes:
- a CDS encoding ABC transporter permease: MSNTIAGNAQLDTSQSPTQLRVSGDWTLAHYAALKHLSETLKGQYDERTHIDLNSLGALDTAGASLLVELLGAERLGKSAEHPDCSLSSADRALLQTVYCSMSDFCIPVKEPEISVGVQLLTRIGRAVDTVWKDTLQLLGFVGLILETIARGLFRPSRWRITPVVAHIEQTGLDAAPIVALLTFLVGAVVAFLGATVLANFGATIFTVDLVAFSFLREFAVLLTAILMAGRTASAFTAQIGSMKANEEIDAIRTLGLDPMELLVVPRVLALLVALPMLTFMAMLSGIIGGGVVCAISLGISPAMFLALLQSDIGVQHFLVGMVKAPIFAFLIAAVGCLEGFKVSGSAESVGAHTTSSVVQSIFVVIVLDAVAALFFMEMGW; the protein is encoded by the coding sequence ATGAGCAATACGATCGCCGGCAATGCCCAACTCGACACCTCGCAAAGCCCAACCCAACTAAGGGTTAGCGGCGACTGGACGCTCGCCCACTACGCAGCCCTCAAACACCTGAGCGAAACCCTCAAGGGCCAATACGACGAGCGCACCCACATCGACCTCAATAGTCTCGGCGCGCTCGACACCGCCGGCGCTTCGCTGTTGGTTGAGCTGTTGGGCGCCGAACGCCTCGGCAAATCCGCCGAACACCCCGATTGCAGCCTCTCCAGCGCCGACCGGGCGTTGCTGCAGACGGTCTATTGCTCGATGAGCGACTTCTGTATTCCGGTCAAGGAGCCGGAAATCAGCGTCGGTGTTCAGTTGCTGACACGGATCGGCCGGGCAGTGGACACCGTCTGGAAGGACACCCTGCAACTGCTCGGATTCGTCGGCCTGATCCTCGAAACCATCGCCCGCGGCCTATTTCGCCCCTCGCGCTGGCGCATCACCCCGGTGGTGGCGCACATTGAACAAACCGGGCTCGACGCCGCGCCCATCGTCGCCCTGCTGACCTTCCTGGTGGGCGCCGTGGTGGCGTTCCTCGGCGCCACGGTGCTGGCCAATTTCGGCGCGACCATTTTCACCGTCGACCTGGTGGCGTTTTCGTTCCTGCGGGAGTTCGCCGTGCTGCTCACCGCGATCCTAATGGCGGGCCGCACCGCCAGTGCTTTTACCGCGCAAATCGGTTCAATGAAGGCCAATGAAGAAATCGACGCCATCCGCACCCTGGGTCTCGATCCCATGGAGTTGCTGGTGGTGCCCCGGGTTCTCGCGCTGCTGGTGGCACTGCCGATGCTGACCTTTATGGCGATGCTCTCAGGGATTATCGGCGGCGGGGTGGTGTGTGCGATTTCCTTGGGCATTTCGCCGGCAATGTTCCTCGCGCTGCTGCAATCGGACATCGGCGTTCAGCACTTCCTCGTCGGCATGGTCAAGGCGCCGATTTTTGCCTTCCTGATTGCCGCGGTTGGCTGTCTGGAAGGCTTCAAGGTCAGCGGCAGCGCCGAATCCGTTGGCGCCCACACCACCTCAAGCGTGGTGCAGTCGATTTTCGTGGTGATTGTGCTGGATGCGGTCGCCGCGCTGTTCTTCATGGAGATGGGCTGGTGA
- a CDS encoding DUF5924 family protein — MPNLTLYVQRILELMKRYPGVIALGGFISGVGSFILVDRQQGLATWIAIIMLVSWVWLMLENSLTQLFAKVFKREIPQPLLRYATQMIHQESLFFVLPFFFITTTWNSGQLVFTGLLGAAALISITDPLYYKWLAPRRWLFLAMHTLTLFAALLTALPIILHLTTAQSFKLALGIAMLLSFPSLASIFPIRTLRGGLSVLCITVAIGATGWFMRSWVPPATLWMTEVAISTQLQDRTPGDSLDEVNVGQLRGDGLYAYTAINAPRGLDERIYHVWTFNGKEVDRIALDIHGGRKEGYRAWTHKKNFPPNPAGKWQVRVLTEDGQVIGVLRFVVSDTGQDNPPANQAK, encoded by the coding sequence ATGCCGAATTTGACCCTCTACGTACAGCGCATCCTCGAACTGATGAAGCGCTACCCGGGAGTCATTGCGCTCGGCGGTTTCATCTCGGGGGTTGGCAGCTTCATCCTGGTCGACCGCCAACAAGGCCTGGCGACCTGGATTGCGATCATCATGCTGGTCAGCTGGGTCTGGCTGATGCTGGAGAACAGTCTGACCCAGCTGTTCGCCAAGGTCTTCAAGCGCGAAATCCCCCAGCCGTTGCTGCGCTATGCGACGCAGATGATCCATCAGGAAAGCCTGTTTTTCGTCCTGCCATTCTTTTTCATCACCACTACCTGGAACAGCGGACAGCTGGTATTTACAGGGCTGCTGGGCGCTGCGGCGCTGATCTCCATCACCGATCCGCTCTACTACAAGTGGCTGGCGCCGCGGCGCTGGCTGTTCCTGGCCATGCATACGCTGACGCTGTTCGCCGCCTTGCTCACGGCGCTGCCGATCATCCTCCACCTGACCACCGCGCAGAGTTTCAAGCTGGCCCTGGGCATCGCCATGCTGTTGTCCTTCCCCAGCCTGGCCTCGATCTTTCCGATACGTACCTTGCGCGGCGGCCTGAGCGTGCTGTGCATCACCGTCGCCATCGGCGCCACTGGCTGGTTCATGCGCTCCTGGGTGCCACCGGCCACCCTGTGGATGACTGAAGTGGCGATCAGCACGCAATTGCAAGACCGCACGCCCGGCGACAGCCTGGATGAAGTCAACGTCGGCCAACTACGCGGCGATGGCCTGTATGCCTACACCGCCATCAATGCGCCGCGCGGCCTGGACGAGCGGATTTATCACGTGTGGACGTTCAACGGTAAGGAAGTCGACCGCATTGCCCTGGATATTCACGGCGGTCGCAAGGAAGGCTACCGTGCCTGGACTCACAAGAAGAACTTCCCGCCCAACCCGGCCGGTAAATGGCAGGTGCGGGTCCTGACCGAAGATGGTCAGGTGATTGGCGTGCTGCGCTTCGTGGTCAGCGACACAGGTCAAGACAACCCACCGGCGAACCAGGCAAAGTAA
- a CDS encoding M16 family metallopeptidase, translating into MRCLLFACLLFGSSFTWALDRLQVEGYVLRNGLQILLKPSSERGHVAIRLVVGVGLDDFSCTEKELPHLLEHVLFSGIDAGGEGGLEERMQGLGGEWNAYTSNADTTFVIEAPAKNQRKVLDLLLALLTQTRIDDHAVQAAKQVVEREDGGHASHLQRWLDRQDLSHNASNQLAMELGLKCRERPDVQPLTREQLEDVRQQWYAPNNMTLIIVGDLDRLLPAYLERTYGRLKPVDPRQHPDLPQLQQPAEAERNLIHGWLGDSAKLHWLFPEPVLDDQYDETFSLLKDYLDWALYRQLRLAHGLSYGPSAEREVFGGVGFMSLNADLERDNLAQAQQVLEAFKEDLLKNGLDPVAFERLKQAAIARQAWAVQGNSALADYYWSALADYDDGRFADPVRRLRAVTLKQANLALKQLLEQPGYLRIEKPLLSYDQLVWILGAAVALMFLGLLGWHLHHRHR; encoded by the coding sequence ATGCGTTGTCTGTTGTTTGCATGCCTGCTGTTTGGGTCCAGCTTTACCTGGGCATTGGACCGCTTGCAGGTCGAAGGTTATGTGCTGCGCAATGGCCTGCAAATCCTGCTCAAACCCAGCAGCGAGCGTGGGCACGTGGCAATTCGCCTGGTGGTCGGCGTCGGGCTCGACGACTTTTCCTGTACCGAAAAGGAATTGCCGCATCTGTTGGAGCACGTGCTGTTCAGCGGCATCGACGCGGGCGGTGAGGGCGGGCTCGAGGAGCGCATGCAAGGCCTGGGTGGCGAGTGGAATGCCTACACCAGTAACGCCGACACCACTTTTGTGATTGAGGCTCCAGCGAAAAACCAGCGCAAGGTACTCGATCTGCTGCTGGCCCTGCTGACCCAGACTCGAATTGATGACCATGCCGTCCAGGCCGCCAAACAGGTGGTCGAGCGTGAAGATGGCGGGCACGCCTCGCATTTGCAGCGCTGGCTCGATCGCCAGGACCTGAGCCACAACGCAAGCAATCAACTGGCGATGGAGTTGGGGCTCAAGTGCAGGGAACGACCCGATGTCCAGCCGCTGACCCGCGAACAGCTTGAGGACGTGCGCCAGCAGTGGTACGCCCCCAATAACATGACGCTGATTATCGTCGGTGATCTCGACCGCCTGCTGCCGGCCTACCTGGAGCGCACCTATGGCCGGCTCAAACCGGTCGATCCCCGCCAGCACCCAGACTTGCCCCAACTGCAACAGCCCGCCGAAGCCGAGCGTAATCTTATCCATGGCTGGCTTGGCGACTCGGCCAAATTGCATTGGCTGTTTCCCGAGCCGGTCCTCGACGACCAATACGACGAGACCTTTTCCCTACTCAAGGACTACCTGGACTGGGCGCTGTACCGCCAATTACGCCTGGCACACGGACTGTCCTATGGACCTTCGGCCGAGCGCGAAGTCTTCGGCGGCGTAGGTTTCATGAGTTTGAATGCCGATCTGGAGCGCGACAACCTGGCGCAAGCGCAGCAAGTGCTGGAAGCATTCAAGGAAGACCTGCTGAAAAACGGTCTTGATCCGGTGGCCTTCGAGCGCCTCAAACAGGCCGCCATCGCCCGCCAGGCCTGGGCTGTGCAGGGCAATAGCGCCCTGGCCGATTATTACTGGAGTGCCCTGGCCGACTATGACGACGGGCGCTTTGCCGACCCGGTTCGACGCCTGCGTGCGGTGACGCTCAAGCAAGCTAACCTGGCCCTGAAACAGTTACTCGAACAACCCGGTTACCTGCGCATCGAAAAGCCGCTGCTCAGTTACGACCAACTGGTCTGGATCCTGGGAGCGGCTGTTGCGCTGATGTTCCTCGGCCTGCTGGGCTGGCACCTTCATCATCGGCATCGATAA
- a CDS encoding Na/Pi cotransporter family protein, with amino-acid sequence MLTLLNLLSAVALLIWGTHIVRTGILRVYGSNLRHVIGRNMSKRWLAFIAGILVTAMVQSSNATAMLVTSFVGQGLMALTPALATMLGADVGTALMARVLTLDLSWLSPLLIFVGVILFLSRKQTRVGQMGRVAIGLGLIILALQLIVEAAAPITHAQGVKVIFASLTGDILLDALIGALFAMISYSSLAAVLLTATLAGAGVISLPVAIGLVIGANIGSGVLAFLSTSMQNAAGRQVALGSLLYKLIGLLLIIPVLDPLVHWMDSLDYSAQGLVIGFHLLYNTARCLVLLPTVSPMARLCAWLLPERPEANGLAKPRHLDPTALATPSLAMANAARETLRMGDLLDNMLEAMLDVLRGKQTAVTQEMRRLSDDIEGLYSAIKLYLAQMPREDLSEQDSRRWAEIIELAINLKLASDLIERMLRKVQQQKTSQRRSFSDIGLEELTGLHHQLIANLRLGLSVFLSADKESARQLLREKRRFRAQERRLAHAHVSRLQRKIVQSLETSSLHLELIADMKRLNSLFCSSAYAVLETSETGALAVDDLADITHSP; translated from the coding sequence ATGCTGACCCTGCTCAATTTGTTATCCGCCGTGGCCTTGCTGATCTGGGGCACGCACATCGTCCGAACCGGCATCCTGCGGGTCTACGGCTCTAACCTGCGCCATGTCATTGGGCGCAACATGTCCAAGCGCTGGCTGGCCTTTATCGCCGGGATCCTGGTGACCGCCATGGTCCAGAGCAGCAATGCCACAGCCATGCTGGTGACCTCGTTTGTCGGCCAAGGCCTGATGGCGTTGACCCCGGCCCTGGCGACCATGCTCGGGGCCGACGTCGGGACCGCGCTGATGGCGCGGGTGCTGACCCTCGACCTGTCGTGGCTGTCGCCGTTGCTGATTTTCGTCGGCGTGATCCTGTTCCTTTCACGCAAACAAACCCGGGTCGGCCAAATGGGCCGGGTGGCGATTGGTCTGGGGCTGATCATCCTGGCACTGCAGTTGATTGTCGAAGCCGCGGCGCCCATCACCCATGCCCAGGGCGTCAAAGTCATCTTTGCCTCGCTGACCGGCGACATCCTCCTCGATGCGCTGATCGGCGCGCTGTTCGCGATGATTTCCTACTCCAGCCTGGCCGCCGTCCTGCTGACCGCAACCCTGGCCGGTGCCGGGGTGATCAGCCTTCCAGTGGCCATCGGCCTGGTGATCGGCGCCAACATTGGCAGCGGGGTGCTGGCCTTTCTCAGCACTAGCATGCAGAACGCCGCTGGCCGCCAGGTGGCGCTGGGCAGCCTGCTGTACAAGCTGATCGGCCTGCTCTTGATCATCCCGGTACTCGACCCGCTGGTGCACTGGATGGACAGCCTCGACTACAGCGCCCAGGGTCTGGTGATCGGCTTCCATTTGCTCTACAACACCGCGCGCTGCCTGGTGCTGTTGCCTACCGTCAGCCCGATGGCGCGACTGTGCGCCTGGCTGCTACCGGAGCGTCCGGAAGCCAATGGCCTGGCCAAGCCCCGGCACCTGGACCCTACGGCCCTGGCCACGCCGAGCCTGGCCATGGCCAATGCCGCGCGCGAGACTCTGCGCATGGGCGACCTGCTCGATAACATGCTCGAAGCCATGCTCGACGTGTTGCGCGGCAAGCAAACCGCCGTGACCCAGGAAATGCGCCGTCTCAGTGATGACATCGAAGGGCTGTACAGCGCGATCAAGCTGTATCTGGCGCAGATGCCCCGAGAAGACTTGAGCGAGCAGGACAGCCGACGCTGGGCGGAAATCATCGAACTGGCGATCAATTTGAAGCTTGCCTCGGACCTGATCGAACGCATGCTGCGCAAGGTCCAACAGCAAAAGACTTCACAGCGCCGTTCGTTTTCCGACATAGGACTGGAAGAGCTCACCGGCTTGCACCATCAACTGATCGCCAATCTGCGTCTGGGGCTGTCAGTGTTTCTCAGCGCCGACAAGGAAAGTGCCCGGCAACTGCTGCGCGAGAAGCGCCGCTTCCGTGCGCAGGAAAGACGCCTGGCCCATGCCCATGTGAGCCGCCTGCAACGCAAAATCGTGCAAAGCCTGGAAACCAGCTCGCTGCACCTGGAGCTGATCGCCGATATGAAACGCTTGAACTCTCTATTCTGCAGCAGCGCCTACGCGGTCCTGGAAACCTCGGAAACCGGAGCACTGGCCGTCGATGACTTGGCCGACATCACCCATTCACCCTGA
- a CDS encoding TerC family protein → MEWLTNPEIWVAFFTLTALEIVLGIDNIIMISILVSRMPKHMQARTRIFGLALAMVTRILLLLSITWVMQLTADLFELFGQGISGRDLILFFGGLFLLWKSSQEMYHALEGEDETSDEPSGKGGNFLYTIIQIAIIDIVFSLDSVITAVGMVSHVPVMVAAIVVAVLVMMLAAGTISEFIDKHPSLKMLALSFLLVVGTVLIAESFEVHIPKGYVYFAMAFSLAVEAINIKLRTAIAKKRKQQDPVKLRKDIPGQ, encoded by the coding sequence ATGGAATGGCTGACCAACCCGGAAATCTGGGTTGCCTTCTTCACACTGACGGCTCTGGAAATTGTTCTGGGCATCGACAACATCATCATGATCTCGATCCTGGTCAGCCGCATGCCCAAGCACATGCAGGCGCGCACACGGATCTTCGGTCTGGCGCTGGCGATGGTCACCCGCATCCTGTTGCTGCTGTCGATCACCTGGGTCATGCAACTGACCGCCGATCTGTTCGAGCTGTTCGGCCAGGGCATTTCCGGGCGTGACCTGATCCTGTTCTTCGGTGGTCTGTTCCTGCTGTGGAAAAGCTCCCAGGAGATGTACCACGCGCTGGAAGGTGAAGACGAAACCTCTGACGAGCCTAGCGGCAAAGGCGGTAACTTCCTCTACACCATCATCCAGATCGCGATCATCGACATTGTGTTCTCCCTGGATTCGGTGATTACCGCGGTAGGCATGGTTTCCCACGTGCCGGTAATGGTCGCGGCAATCGTCGTCGCCGTCCTGGTGATGATGCTGGCGGCCGGTACCATCAGCGAGTTCATCGACAAACACCCGTCTCTGAAAATGCTCGCACTGTCGTTCCTGCTGGTGGTCGGTACGGTGTTGATCGCCGAATCGTTCGAAGTGCACATTCCAAAAGGCTACGTGTACTTCGCCATGGCCTTCTCGCTGGCGGTGGAAGCGATCAACATCAAGTTGCGCACTGCCATCGCGAAAAAGAGGAAGCAGCAGGATCCTGTGAAACTGCGCAAGGACATCCCGGGTCAGTAA
- a CDS encoding CitMHS family transporter: MLTFLGFAMVITFMYLIMTKRLSALIALIIVPILFALFGGFAPKIGPMMLEGITKLAPTGVMLMFAILYFALMIDSGLFDPAVRKILKLVKGDPLKVSVGTAVLALVVSLDGDGATTYMICVAAMLPLYSRIGMSPRIMAGLIILAGGVMNMTPWGGPTARAASALHVDPSDIFVPMIPAMLAGVVAILAIAYMYGKRERARLGELHLAGDEIDHSEISVSQFPDARRPKLIWFNGALTLGLMCALIAGLLPLPVLFMVAFSIAMIVNYPCLQQQKDRVAAHAGSVLAVVGLIFAAGIFTGILTGTGMVDAMSKSLLAVIPDFLGPYLAVITALVSMPFTFFMSNDAFYYGVLPVLAEAASHYGITAVEMARASIVGQPVHLLSPLVPSTYLLVALAGIEFGDHQRFTLKWAVLVCLCIMFAALLMGIFPLFSTL, encoded by the coding sequence ATGCTGACTTTCCTTGGCTTTGCCATGGTCATCACGTTCATGTACCTGATCATGACCAAGCGCCTGTCCGCGCTGATCGCCCTGATCATCGTGCCGATCCTGTTTGCCCTGTTCGGTGGTTTCGCGCCGAAAATCGGCCCGATGATGCTCGAAGGCATCACCAAGCTGGCCCCGACCGGGGTGATGCTGATGTTCGCCATCCTCTATTTCGCCTTGATGATCGACTCCGGCCTGTTCGACCCGGCCGTGCGCAAGATCCTCAAGCTGGTCAAGGGTGACCCGCTCAAAGTGTCGGTCGGTACTGCCGTGCTGGCGCTTGTGGTTTCCCTGGACGGTGACGGCGCCACCACCTACATGATCTGCGTCGCCGCCATGCTGCCGCTGTACAGCCGCATCGGCATGAGCCCGCGGATCATGGCCGGTCTGATCATCCTCGCCGGCGGCGTGATGAACATGACCCCATGGGGTGGCCCGACCGCACGGGCCGCCAGCGCTCTGCATGTCGATCCTTCTGACATCTTCGTACCGATGATCCCGGCGATGTTGGCCGGTGTCGTGGCGATCCTGGCAATTGCCTACATGTACGGTAAACGTGAGCGCGCACGCCTGGGCGAACTGCACCTGGCAGGCGATGAAATCGACCACAGCGAAATCAGCGTTTCGCAGTTCCCGGATGCCCGTCGTCCGAAGCTGATCTGGTTCAACGGTGCCCTGACCCTGGGCCTGATGTGTGCCCTGATCGCTGGCCTGCTGCCATTGCCGGTGCTGTTCATGGTTGCGTTCAGTATCGCGATGATCGTCAACTACCCGTGCCTGCAGCAGCAGAAAGACCGCGTCGCGGCCCATGCCGGGAGCGTATTGGCGGTGGTCGGGCTGATCTTCGCTGCCGGTATTTTCACCGGCATCCTGACCGGCACCGGTATGGTTGACGCCATGTCCAAAAGCCTGCTGGCGGTCATCCCGGACTTCCTCGGGCCGTACCTGGCGGTGATCACTGCCCTGGTGAGCATGCCGTTCACTTTCTTCATGTCCAACGACGCATTTTATTACGGCGTGTTACCGGTTCTCGCCGAAGCCGCCAGTCACTACGGCATCACTGCCGTGGAAATGGCCCGTGCTTCGATCGTCGGGCAACCCGTTCACCTGCTCAGCCCGCTGGTGCCGTCGACCTACCTGCTGGTGGCGTTGGCCGGGATCGAGTTCGGCGATCACCAGCGCTTCACCCTCAAGTGGGCAGTTCTGGTTTGCCTGTGCATAATGTTCGCAGCGTTGCTGATGGGGATTTTTCCGCTGTTCAGCACTCTATAA
- a CDS encoding GFA family protein: protein MNPVHEGGCHCGRLRYEISGPLRDIAHCHCSICRRVSGGLVTTWITLPHSSFRWLAGTPARYDSSPSCARYFCADCGAHLTLITHLSPESIDVTIATLDHPKLAPADRHIWTDSRLPWLHLDEHLPEEREETL, encoded by the coding sequence ATGAACCCAGTGCATGAGGGTGGCTGCCATTGTGGTCGGCTGCGTTATGAAATCAGCGGGCCGTTGCGCGACATTGCCCATTGTCATTGCTCGATCTGTCGGCGGGTCAGCGGTGGTTTGGTGACCACCTGGATCACCCTGCCCCATTCAAGCTTCCGATGGCTGGCGGGGACTCCGGCGCGCTACGACTCTTCGCCCAGTTGCGCGCGTTATTTCTGCGCGGATTGCGGTGCGCATCTGACGCTGATCACCCACCTGAGCCCGGAAAGTATCGACGTGACCATCGCCACCCTCGATCACCCCAAACTGGCGCCCGCAGACCGGCATATCTGGACCGATAGCCGGCTGCCATGGCTGCATCTGGATGAACACTTGCCCGAGGAGCGGGAAGAAACCCTCTAG
- a CDS encoding DUF7844 domain-containing protein — protein MRPVVAWLLATFVLLFGTTAHAGLQLQLKREGLSPAEQQASKALLDEALQALPPRFIEQLDRRIDVGWTDKMPANAYGQASLVSELDLNRKLLASLTDGSAASKKTNRPHGTVRRELLATVLHELTHIYDRARLWSDSERLLIQRCTRRNNSAGLIGMPDQCRGQNDRRFTLSDDPRLLDLAGWQQYVGRRGEREQHNRQIARSPDLYETSSPKEFVAVNMEYFLLDPSYACRRPALYRYYQTHFGWAPAAKNTCATSFAFLNAGNDFAKQPLGKVDPERVYAIDYLLAEANQNLVSRWGHSMLRLVICAPGRPRGPDCRLDLEYSLVLSYRAFVGDVQLSSWGGLVGKYPSRLFILPLSQVIDEYTKTELRSLASVPLNLSRSEINETVEHAAEMHWSYDGNYFFLSNNCAVENLKLLRSGSNNSQLVGLDSIMPNGLLEVLKGRGLADTSVLDDPKEALRLGYRFDSFRDRYQAMFEVLKKHLPIKQDNVEDWLSSSAAERRKWFDQADLRTSAALLLLEQASFRQQLLLAQNEVKERYLNARELENGGMDRANQTLQQILLNSGFLSRPAELLDRGGYGLPQANEWQRLEAESSSRQKTLLALTGELDKEARALLEPERAAEIAANEANVKQLGEHLRALHKAAGGLELP, from the coding sequence GTGAGGCCGGTCGTCGCCTGGCTGCTGGCCACCTTCGTCCTGCTGTTCGGCACCACGGCGCACGCCGGCCTGCAACTGCAGCTCAAGCGCGAGGGCCTGAGCCCAGCCGAACAACAGGCCAGCAAGGCCTTGCTGGATGAAGCGCTGCAGGCATTGCCGCCGCGCTTCATCGAGCAACTGGACCGGCGTATCGATGTCGGCTGGACCGACAAGATGCCGGCCAATGCCTACGGTCAGGCATCCCTGGTGTCCGAGCTCGACCTCAATCGCAAGCTGCTCGCCAGCCTGACCGACGGCAGCGCCGCGAGCAAAAAGACCAATCGCCCCCATGGCACGGTGCGCCGGGAACTGCTCGCCACCGTCCTTCACGAACTCACCCATATTTATGACCGTGCGCGCCTGTGGTCCGATTCCGAACGCCTGCTGATCCAGCGCTGCACCCGCCGCAACAACAGCGCCGGCCTGATCGGCATGCCTGATCAATGCCGCGGCCAGAACGACCGTCGCTTCACCCTGAGCGATGACCCGCGCCTGCTCGACCTGGCCGGCTGGCAGCAGTACGTCGGCCGCCGCGGCGAGCGCGAACAGCACAACCGGCAGATCGCCCGCAGCCCGGACCTCTACGAGACCAGCAGTCCCAAGGAGTTTGTCGCGGTCAACATGGAGTACTTCCTCCTCGACCCGAGCTACGCTTGTCGCCGTCCGGCACTGTACCGCTACTACCAGACGCACTTCGGCTGGGCGCCGGCGGCAAAAAATACCTGCGCCACTTCGTTCGCCTTCTTGAACGCCGGCAATGACTTTGCCAAACAGCCCCTGGGCAAGGTCGATCCGGAGCGGGTCTACGCCATCGACTATCTGCTGGCCGAAGCCAATCAGAACCTGGTCAGCCGTTGGGGCCACAGCATGTTGCGCCTGGTGATCTGCGCGCCCGGCCGCCCACGCGGACCGGATTGCCGGCTCGACCTCGAATACTCGCTGGTGCTGTCCTACCGCGCCTTTGTCGGCGACGTACAGCTGTCGAGCTGGGGCGGCCTGGTGGGCAAGTACCCGTCGCGCCTGTTTATCCTGCCGCTGTCCCAGGTCATCGACGAATACACCAAGACCGAACTGCGCAGCCTGGCATCGGTGCCACTGAACCTGTCACGCAGTGAAATCAACGAAACGGTCGAGCACGCGGCGGAAATGCACTGGAGCTACGACGGCAATTACTTCTTCCTGTCCAATAACTGCGCAGTGGAGAACCTCAAACTGCTACGCAGCGGCAGCAACAACTCGCAGTTGGTCGGACTCGATAGCATCATGCCCAACGGTTTGCTCGAAGTGCTCAAAGGCAGAGGCCTGGCGGACACCAGCGTACTCGATGACCCGAAGGAAGCCTTACGCCTGGGTTATCGCTTCGACTCGTTCCGCGACCGCTATCAAGCGATGTTCGAGGTCTTGAAAAAGCACCTGCCGATCAAACAGGACAACGTCGAGGACTGGCTCAGCAGCAGCGCCGCCGAACGGCGCAAATGGTTTGACCAGGCCGATCTGCGCACCAGCGCCGCCTTGCTGCTGCTGGAACAGGCGAGCTTCCGCCAACAGTTGTTGTTGGCCCAGAACGAAGTGAAAGAGCGCTACCTGAACGCCCGTGAGCTGGAAAACGGTGGCATGGACCGCGCCAATCAGACCTTGCAGCAGATCCTGCTCAACAGCGGCTTCCTCAGTCGTCCGGCGGAATTGCTCGATCGAGGCGGGTATGGCTTGCCCCAGGCCAATGAGTGGCAACGCCTGGAGGCGGAAAGCAGCAGTCGACAGAAGACTCTGTTGGCCTTGACCGGAGAACTGGACAAAGAGGCTCGGGCCCTGCTGGAACCGGAGCGCGCAGCAGAGATCGCGGCCAACGAAGCCAATGTCAAGCAGTTGGGCGAACACCTGCGTGCGCTGCACAAGGCCGCCGGTGGATTGGAATTGCCCTGA
- a CDS encoding DUF2388 domain-containing protein — protein MRSPLIAATLGLLLLADVAQAHTLVATSNIIIRASQRTLDFTSDTTTSIRDSKVVRDAQDDAASFVASNGDIRGAHLEAAFETLRTRVPEARDASDQVLAEAILAL, from the coding sequence ATGCGTAGCCCGCTGATTGCTGCCACCCTAGGCCTGCTGTTGTTGGCCGACGTGGCCCAGGCCCACACCCTGGTAGCCACCAGTAACATCATTATCCGTGCCTCCCAGCGCACCCTGGATTTCACCTCGGACACCACCACGTCCATCCGTGACTCGAAAGTCGTGCGCGATGCCCAGGACGATGCCGCCAGCTTTGTTGCCAGCAATGGCGATATCCGTGGCGCGCACCTGGAAGCGGCCTTTGAAACCTTGCGCACCCGCGTGCCGGAAGCCCGCGATGCCAGTGACCAGGTACTCGCCGAAGCCATCCTCGCACTGTGA
- a CDS encoding DUF2388 domain-containing protein, which translates to MGFLSKALYVPATLFACWFNPAHAMDLTTQNLVISAYATSMVTAAPFDHKLLLSAHDDAAAFVASNGRLRGARLESALNHLRHAPAKLHASDLELAQAILVQ; encoded by the coding sequence ATGGGTTTTCTTTCAAAAGCACTTTACGTCCCCGCCACACTGTTCGCCTGCTGGTTCAACCCGGCGCATGCCATGGACCTGACCACGCAGAACCTGGTCATCAGCGCCTATGCCACAAGCATGGTGACCGCCGCGCCCTTCGACCATAAACTGCTGCTCTCCGCGCACGATGATGCCGCCGCGTTTGTTGCCAGCAACGGCCGATTACGAGGCGCACGCCTGGAGTCTGCCCTGAATCACCTGCGGCATGCCCCGGCGAAACTTCATGCAAGTGACCTTGAACTGGCGCAAGCAATTCTCGTCCAATAG
- a CDS encoding DUF2388 domain-containing protein, translated as MSRLRLLSAAALLAVAANAHATSFIVTTDAIVGALKATSDATSDVTSSFRDDKIVRAARDDAASFVASEGEIRGVRLESALEHIRKQVPQLSATDAQLAQAILTI; from the coding sequence ATGTCCCGTCTTCGTCTGCTCAGCGCTGCAGCCCTGCTGGCCGTGGCTGCCAATGCGCACGCTACCAGCTTCATTGTGACCACTGATGCGATCGTCGGCGCGCTGAAAGCCACGTCCGACGCCACCTCCGATGTCACCTCTTCGTTCCGTGACGACAAAATCGTCCGCGCAGCGCGTGATGATGCGGCCAGCTTCGTGGCCAGCGAAGGTGAAATCCGTGGCGTGCGTCTGGAAAGTGCCCTGGAGCACATCCGCAAGCAGGTTCCACAGTTGAGCGCGACCGACGCGCAGCTGGCTCAGGCAATCCTGACCATCTGA